A section of the Oryza sativa Japonica Group chromosome 1, ASM3414082v1 genome encodes:
- the LOC4325645 gene encoding protein PLASTID MOVEMENT IMPAIRED 2: protein MEAAITMDENLGRSGSFRAAMSIFGESINGRKADKNRGTVPAQENLSSEMKQLAQSGLDKLNERKAYVDKERAGAESELSRARAMAKELERQIEQTTAKATSQRSELQAMWAARTRRKGTDAPGAERDARYAEVVQELDQAKKELLRLRLEVRSAAEAKAKAERDIVASACTIQSSLRAIDEMKRRVDEANEEHVLVELARIEAERERREIEAQRGAEAERFAADIEAARARVRALQKEASRAREMEAKLAVTNSDVEVLQAEMELVRAMEKSHAKSDEAAEDAARRKKEEAQDKALLKTAEAELDAAKKELETIKAGSFQFMTSMDCTRTEIMRVAEEIRLLKAKEKKADAQVQQLNTKLLKAKARLEAVTAADERSKAIVSNLAAAMKQLKAETEAARMEEDLTKLEKRCVIAEAENIEKEIATTEGRIKQSVKELDAAKALEAEAMRKLRDTVESTMQARASSAARRQGTMTISRFEYEYLTGRAALVRVVTDKKVAAAQAWVQALKASEKEAAARAEAAEREVREMEARAAQVAAEAEKTAAEQKELEQELYDLNAAAERDGLQCAYPRRRSSRVSATSRRSKPRRSSVSAGAWNPRSPSFTIKRKRKVMPNLLKLIKNKRGGKKNTN from the exons ATGGAGGCCGCCATCACCATGGATGAGAACTTGGGACGAAGTGGGTCATTTCGAGCTGCGATGAGCATCTTTGGCGAAAGCATCAACGGGAGGAAGGCAGACAAGAACAGAGGAACTGTTCCAGCCCAAGAG AATCTGTCTTCTGAAATGAAGCAGCTAGCACAATCCGGTCTGGACAAGCTGAATGAACGCAAGGCGTACGTGGATAAAGAGAGAGCCGGCGCCGAGTCCGAGCTGTCGAGAGCGCGAGCCATGGCGAAGGAGCTTGAGCGCCAAATCGAGCAGACAACGGCCAAAGCCACGTCCCAGAGGTCGGAGCTCCAAGCAATGTGGGcagcgaggacgaggaggaagggcaCCGACGCACCGGGCGCGGAGCGCGACGCGCGGTACGCGGAGGTGGTGCAGGAGCTGGACCAAGCCAAGAAGGAGCTGCTCCGGCTGCGGCTCGAGGTGCGGTCCGCGGCGGAGGCCAAGGCGAAGGCCGAGCGCGACATCGTGGCGTCGGCGTGCACGATCCAGTCCAGCCTCCGCGCCATCGACGAGATGAAGCGGCGGGTGGACGAGGCGAACGAGGAGCACGTGCTGGTGGAGCTGGCGCGCATCGAGGCCGAGCGGGAGCGCCGCGAGATCGAGGCCCAGCGCGGCGCCGAGGCCGAGCGGTTCGCCGCGGACATCGAGGCCGCGAGGGCCAGGGTCAGGGCGCTGCAGAAGGAGGCGAGCCGCGCGAGGGAGATGGAGGCGAAGCTCGCCGTGACGAACTCCGACGTGGAGGTGCTTCAGGCCGAGATGGAGCTGGTGCGCGCCATGGAGAAGAGCCACGCCAAgagcgacgaggcggcggaggacgcagcgaggaggaagaaggaggaggcgcAGGACAAGGCGCTGCTGAAGACCGCGGAGGCCGAGCTGGACGCGGCGAAGAAGGAGCTGGAGACGATCAAGGCCGGGAGCTTCCAGTTCATGACGTCCATGGACTGCACGCGCACCGAGATCATGCGCGTCGCCGAGGAGATCCGCCTGCTCAAGGCGAAGGAAAAGAAAGCGGACGCGCAGGTGCAACAGCTGAACACCAAGCTCCTCAAGGCGAAGGCGCGGTTGGAGGCCGTCACGGCGGCCGACGAGAGGTCGAAGGCGATCGTGTCCaacttggcggcggcgatgaagcAACTGAAAGCCgagacggaggcggcgaggatggAGGAGGACCTCACCAAGCTGGAGAAACGGTGCGTGATCGCGGAGGCCGAGAACATCGAGAAGGAGATCGCCACGACCGAGGGACGGATCAAGCAGTCGGTGAAGGAGCTGGATGCGGCGAAAGCGTTGGAGGCCGAGGCGATGAGGAAGCTCAGGGACACCGTGGAGAGCACGATGCAGGCcagggcgtcgtcggcggcacggcggcaggGGACGATGACCATCTCCCGGTTCGAGTACGAGTACCTGACCGGGCGCGCGGCGCTGGTCCGGGTGGTGACCGACAAGAAGGTGGCCGCGGCGCAGGCGTGGGTGCAGGCGCTGAAGGCCAGCGAGAAGgaggccgcggcgcgcgccgaggcggcggagcgggaggtgagggagatggaggccagggcggcgcaggtggcggcggaggcggagaagacggcggcggagcagaAGGAGCTGGAGCAGGAGCTGTACGACCtgaacgcggcggcggagagggacgGCCTGCAGTGCGCGTAcccgcggcggcggtcgagcaGGGTGTCGGCGACGTCGAGGAGGTCCAAGCCCCGGCGGTCGTCGGTGTCCGCGGGCGCATGGaacccgcgctcgccgtcgttcACCAtcaagaggaagaggaaggtgaTGCCCAACCTCCTGAAGCTGATCAAGAATAAAAGAGGCGGCAAAAAGAACACCAACTGA
- the LOC4325647 gene encoding uncharacterized protein, whose product MPLLHAANLRVLLAGAAFAHLSSPAATARASSPSAPPPPAPPPPPRVRAFASYRASPPPPPPPQPSSPSPSRALASAAAACEQGAKPAICTADELHYVPVPGTEWRLALWRYRPPPEAPKRNHPLMLLSGVATNAIGFDLSPGASFARHMSMQGFDTWIVEVRGAGLSMRGSELAVADTTSDMSRSSALDEITTQKLNGAGPAKDDSTCLAQNFEVPVVEDKFEVPVVEDKDVIESNALEEPQLVTKLSNTLARLGDTFSGYVKDSRLRSIADGFFNQVSELVPDASLTSSLEEVSEKILGLLELPQTSAISDQISHLSLRLVNILGEGQQNISPRLFGWQERLSATIEDLQKQLELIISYDWDFDHYLEEDVPAAMNYIKQQSPTKDGKLLAIGHSMGGILLYAMVSKCGCEGAEPELVAIVTLASSVDYTTSNSSLKLLLPLADPAEMLRVPAIPVGTLLSTTYPISSRAPYILSLLRSQISSKDMMDPDLLSKLVLNNFCTVPAKVLLQLTTAFRDGGLRNRAGTFFFKQHLHKIKVPILALAGDEDLICPPEAVYETVKLIPQHLVTYKVFGKPEGPHYAHYDLVGGRKAVHEVYPCIIEFLSQHDEVSS is encoded by the exons ATGCCGCTCCTCCACGCGGCCAACCtccgcgtcctcctcgccggcgccgccttcgcgcacctctcctcccccgccgccaccgcgcgcgcctcctccccgtccgcccctccccctccggctcccccgccgccgccgcgcgtccggGCCTTCGCCTCCTaccgcgcctcgccgcctcccccgccgccgccccaaccatcctcgccgtcgccatcccgcgccctcgcctccgcggccgccgcgtgcGAGCAGGGGGCGAAGCCCGCGATCTGCACGGCGGATGAGCTGCACTACGTGCCCGTGCCCGGCACAGAGTGGCGGCTCGCGCTCTGGCGGTACCGCCCGCCGCCTGAG GCGCCCAAGAGGAATCACCCGCTGATGCTGCTCTCGGGAGTGGCCACCAATGCGATTGGATTTGACCTGTCTCCTGGG GCTTCATTTGCACGTCATATGTCCATGCAAGGGTTTGATACATGGATTGTCGAAGTGCGTGGTGCAGGCCTGAGCATGCGTGGATCTGAACTAGCTGTAGCTGACACCACATCTGACATGTCTCGAAGTTCTGCATTGGATGAGATTACTACACAGAAATTAAATGGCGCTGGACCTGCCAAGGATGATTCCACTTGTCTAGCTCAAAATTTCGAAGTTCCAGTAGTAGAAGATAAATTTGAAGTTCCAGTAGTAGAAGATAAGGATGTAATAGAGAGTAATGCATTAGAAGAACCACAGCTGGTGACAAAGTTATCAAATACTTTGGCACGATTGGGTGATACATTCTCAGGTTATGTAAAAGATAGTCGACTGAGAAGTATCGCTGATGGCTTTTTTAATCAAGTGTCAGAACTTGTTCCTGATGCCTCATTAACTAGTAGTCTTGAGGAAGTCTCAGAAAAAATTTTGGGCTTACTGGAATTGCCACAAACATCAGCAATATCAGATCAAATAAGCCATTTAAGTCTACGTCTTGTGAATATTCTTGGGGAAGGTCAACAGAATATATCACCTCGGCTATTTGGTTGGCAAGAACGCCTGTCTGCAACAATAGAAGATCTACAGAAACAATTGGAGCTCATTATTAGCTATGATTGggactttgaccattatttggAGGAGGATGTACCTGCCGCG ATGAATTATATTAAACAGCAAAGCCCAACAAAGGATGGCAAACTGCTTGCCATTGGTCATTCAATGGGGGGAATATTATTATATGCAATGGTTTCAAAGTGTG GATGTGAAGGTGCTGAGCCAGAGCTGGTAGCAATTGTTACTTTGGCCTCATCAGTTGACTACACAACATCTAACTCATCACTCAAGTTGCTATTGCCTCTT GCAGACCCAGCTGAGATGTTACGTGTTCCTGCTATCCCTGTAGGAACATTACTGTCTACCACTTACCCTATATCGTCTCGTGCACCCTATATTCTGTCATTGCTGCGCTCTCAAATTTCATCAAAGGACATGATGGATCCTGATCTGCTTTCGAAGCTTGTCTTGAATAACTTCT GCACGGTGCCAGCAAAGGTTTTACTACAGCTGACAACTGCATTCCGTGATGGTGGGCTGCGCAACAGGGCTGGTACCTTTTTCTTCAAGCAGCATCTGCACAAAATCAAAGTGCCAATACTTGCCCTTGCTGGAGATGAGGATCTGATTTGCCCCCCGGAAGCTGTTTATG AAACGGTGAAGTTAATTCCTCAGCATTTGGTGACATATAAGGTTTTTGGAAAGCCCGAAGGCCCTCATTATGCGCATTATGACTTGGTTGGAGGGCGAAAG GCTGTCCACGAAGTGTACCCTTGTATAATAGAGTTCCTCTCCCAGCATGATGAAGTGTCTTCCTAA
- the LOC9269271 gene encoding uncharacterized protein has translation MAGDRRGGGGVVSADGERRRGIRRLLLPRGEGSSSSSPPQPPPLQAEEGRRKGFASAALRGLGCTSAAASQAYAPGAGAAAAAAVRSSADWHGRRRRRGKEKRKERGGGGGGGGGGHLVGGGIGADVWCAPGIPFAAEASSVDCVVARHQMVGRGRGGDAERPHRERPCLSRRVTVQEQISSSFMDSPPPPHLDVAPFFGADLLPSGRLRRMRGYRHSPVGLEEEIMMFQTRVLLGGMSMYDRYQDWRLDVDNMTYEELLELGDKIGYVNTGLREDEIVRNLRKVKHPAFDSSFRYSTEMEKKCSICQEEFEANEEMGRLDCGHSYHVYCIKQWLSQKNVCPVCKTAVTKT, from the exons ATGGCCGgcgaccgccgcggcggcggcggcgtcgtctcggCCGACGGGGAGCGACGGCGGGGGATCCGGCGCCTGCTGCTGCCCCGCGGCgaggggtcgtcgtcgtcctcgccgccgcagccgccgccgctgcaggcggaggaggggaggcggaagGGGTTCGCGTCGGCGGCGCTGCGCGGGCTGGGTTGCACGTCGGCCGCGGCCTCGCAGGCGTACGCGCCCGGGGccggggcggccgcggcggcggccgtgcggtCGTCGGCGGACTGGcacgggcggaggcggaggagggggaaggagaagaggaaggagaggggaggaggaggagggggcggtggaggcggccacCTCGTGGGTGGAGGGATCGGCGCCGACGTGTGGTGCGCGCCTGGGATACCGTTCGCCGCGGAGGCGTCGTCCGTGGACTGCGTGGTGGCGCGGCACCAGATGGTGGGGAGAGGCCGTGGCGGCGACGCGGAGAGGCCGCACAGAGAG AGACCGTGCCTGTCCAGGAGGGTGACCGTGCAGGAGCAGATATCGTCGTCGTTCAtggactcgccgccgccgccgcacctcgACGTCGCGCCCTTCTTCGGCGCCgacctcctcccctccggccgcctccgccggatgCGCGGGTACCGCCACTCCCCCGTCGGCCTCGAGGAAGAG ATCATGATGTTTCAGACAAGAGTTCTGTTGGGAGGAATGAGCATGTATGATCGGTACCAGGATTGGCGCCTTGATGTTGATAACATGACATACGAG GAGTTGCTTGAGCTTGGAGATAAAATAGGTTATGTCAACACTGGATTGCGTGAGGATGAGATAGTTCGCAACCTTAGGAAGGTCAAACACCCAGCCTTTGACTCCTCGTTCCGGTATTCAACAGAAATGGAAAAGAAATGCAGTATTTGTCAA GAAGAGTTTGAAGCCAATGAAGAGATGGGGAGGCTGGATTGCGGCCACAGCTACCATGTTTACTGCATTAAGCAATGGCTTTCTCAGAAGAACGTTTGCCCAGTTTGCAAGACTGCCGTTACCAAGACTTGA
- the LOC107275900 gene encoding uncharacterized protein, which yields MDGKGRHGGGGGGEDPLTLTLGSIYSSAPTPPPSPSLVVAPTPPPSSFLVAAPTLLSSPTPVVVPMLLPSPTRPVVFSMQPHFDLVPALPPSSPQVPQSSLSSLSAPGSTRHYRNSPRSSLLAPPSNRRRLNNPDEGQSPRGRGEEANGDNGVLVMATSFPWVTSADLPVLHCTLESMLLKGITSVEGKATCNRCSAEVPIAYDLDAKFREVRDYVAANIHIMDDRAPEHWMCPRLPDCGSCGKKACMWPQIPNEKREINWLFLFLGQMLGCCTLEGLKFFCKNTKNHCTGAKTRVLYYAYIEMCRQLDPQGPFNI from the coding sequence ATGGATGGGAAGGGACgccatggtggcggcggcggcggcgaagatccCCTCACCCTCACCCTCGGATCCATCTACTCTagcgcccccacgccgcctcCCTCACCGTCCCTGGTGGTGGCCCCTACGCCGCCTCCCTCATCATTCCTAGTTGCGGCCCCCACGTTGCTTTCCTCACCAACTCCTGTGGTCGTCCCCATGCTGCTTCCCTCGCCAACACGGCCGGTGGTCTTCTCGATGCAGCCTCACTTTGACCTCGTCCCCGCGCTCCCTCCCTCGTCACCGCAGGTGCCACAATCTTCTCTTTCCTCGCTCTCTGCTCCGGGTTCGACTCGCCACTACCGTAATAGTCCTCGTTCCTCGCTGCTTGCTCCACCTTCGAATCGTCGCCGCCTCAACAACCCCGATGAAGGCCAGTCCCCACGAGGCCGcggtgaggaggcgaatggGGACAATGGAGTGCTAGTCATGGCGACATCATTCCCATGGGTGACATCGGCTGATCTGCCAGTGTTGCATTGCACCCTAGAGAGCATGTTGCTGAAGGGCATCACGTCTGTGGAGGGCAAAGCCACCTGCAATCGTTGCAGTGCGGAGGTGCCCATCGCGTACGATCTGGACGCAAAGTTCCGGGAGGTGCGCGACTATGTTGCAGCCAACATCCACATCATGGATGACCGTGCCCCGGAGCACTGGATGTGCCCGCGGCTGCCAGACTGCGGCTCGTGCGGCAAGAAGGCCTGCATGTGGCCACAGATCCCAAACGAGAAGCGTGAGATCAACTGGTTGTTCCTCTTCCTTGGCCAGATGCTGGGCTGTTGCACACTAGAAGGCCTCAAGTTCTTCTGCAAGAATACCAAGAATCACTGCACTGGCGCCAAGACCCGCGTGTTGTACTATGCTTACATTGAGATGTGCCGGCAGCTCGACCCACAGGGGCCGTTCAATATCTGA